One part of the Fusobacterium perfoetens genome encodes these proteins:
- a CDS encoding NAD-dependent protein deacylase has translation MINLFYFPKNRVKALVSTDSGIKDFRGKNGLYKEKNYMGYEPEEILSIDFFLSHTDIFNKYIEEKMMINDIKPNPGHKALAELEKMGKVKAVITQNIDNLHQEGGSKKVLELHGTLKDWYCLKCGKRANRRFDCECGGVVRPRVTLYGEMLDEKVTDAAISEIKKADTLIIIGTSLTVYPAAYYINYFRGKNLVIINETPTSQDHIATLVIRDNFSKVFSETLEILKNN, from the coding sequence TTGATAAACTTATTTTATTTCCCAAAAAACAGGGTAAAGGCATTAGTTTCAACTGACTCTGGAATAAAAGATTTTAGAGGAAAAAATGGTTTATATAAAGAAAAAAACTATATGGGATATGAGCCTGAAGAGATTTTAAGTATTGACTTTTTCCTTAGTCACACTGATATTTTTAATAAATATATTGAAGAAAAGATGATGATTAACGATATCAAGCCAAACCCTGGACATAAAGCTTTAGCTGAGCTTGAAAAAATGGGAAAAGTTAAAGCGGTTATCACTCAAAATATAGATAATCTTCATCAAGAGGGAGGAAGTAAAAAAGTCCTTGAACTTCACGGTACTTTAAAAGATTGGTATTGTCTAAAATGTGGTAAAAGAGCTAACAGAAGATTTGATTGTGAATGTGGAGGAGTTGTTAGACCTCGTGTTACTCTTTATGGAGAAATGCTTGATGAAAAAGTTACTGATGCTGCTATATCTGAGATAAAAAAAGCTGATACCTTAATTATTATCGGTACTAGCCTTACAGTTTATCCTGCTGCTTATTATATCAATTACTTTAGAGGAAAAAATCTTGTGATTATAAATGAAACTCCTACATCTCAAGACCATATCGCCACTCTTGTTATAAGGGATAACTTCTCCAAAGTTTTCTCAGAAACTTTAGAAATCTTAAAAAATAACTAA
- a CDS encoding SDR family NAD(P)-dependent oxidoreductase encodes MNRLKGKIVLITGATAGIGKSCAMQFAEMGSRLILMIRNEEKGKKLIQEINEKYPDTEITLLVGDVRDGKDCEELINSLPEDLKSIDVLVNNAGLAKGLDKVYEVSIEDINTMIDTNIKGLLFVTRAVVPLMLKYNKGHIINLGSVAGALSYANGGVYCATKAAVRFITDALRIELLETPLKVTNIQPGLVETDFSLTRFSGDVERAKNVYKGIEALTPDDIADIIVSTANQPDRVQVSEVTIVAQTQADSRTIYKK; translated from the coding sequence ATGAACAGATTAAAAGGAAAAATAGTTTTGATAACAGGAGCTACTGCAGGGATAGGTAAAAGTTGTGCTATGCAATTTGCTGAAATGGGTTCTCGTCTAATACTTATGATAAGAAATGAGGAAAAAGGAAAAAAACTAATACAAGAAATCAATGAAAAATATCCTGATACTGAGATAACACTTCTTGTGGGAGATGTAAGAGATGGTAAGGATTGTGAAGAACTTATAAACTCTTTACCAGAAGATTTAAAAAGTATAGATGTTTTGGTAAATAATGCTGGTCTTGCTAAAGGACTTGATAAAGTTTATGAAGTTAGTATAGAAGATATAAATACAATGATAGATACTAATATAAAAGGACTTTTATTTGTTACAAGAGCTGTTGTGCCATTAATGTTAAAATACAATAAAGGGCATATAATAAATCTAGGTTCTGTGGCTGGAGCCTTATCTTATGCTAATGGTGGGGTTTATTGTGCTACAAAAGCAGCAGTTAGATTTATAACTGACGCTCTAAGAATAGAGCTTTTGGAAACTCCATTAAAAGTAACAAATATTCAACCAGGGCTTGTGGAAACTGATTTTAGTTTAACAAGATTTAGTGGAGATGTTGAAAGAGCTAAAAATGTTTACAAAGGTATTGAGGCATTAACTCCAGATGATATAGCTGATATTATAGTTTCAACAGCTAATCAACCAGATAGAGTACAAGTATCTGAAGTTACAATAGTAGCTCAAACTCAAGCTGACAGTAGAACAATTTATAAAAAATAA
- a CDS encoding shikimate kinase codes for MKENIALIGFMGSGKTTVGKALARALEMKFVDIDKEIVKLEKRSVTEIFEQDGEQYFRELERKIIDKESKDNNIVISTGGGVIIDNANIKKLKESSFVVYLNCDIDCIYDRVKNKKHRPLLNVDEPYKKLVELYNKREILYKISCDYSVDINRESYLYDTVEKIKNKYING; via the coding sequence ATGAAGGAGAATATAGCATTAATAGGCTTTATGGGTAGTGGTAAGACAACAGTTGGAAAAGCACTAGCAAGAGCCCTTGAGATGAAATTTGTAGATATAGACAAAGAGATTGTAAAGCTTGAAAAAAGAAGTGTGACAGAAATCTTTGAGCAAGATGGAGAGCAGTATTTTAGAGAGTTAGAAAGAAAAATAATAGACAAGGAATCAAAGGATAATAATATTGTAATCTCTACTGGTGGGGGAGTAATTATTGACAATGCCAATATAAAAAAACTTAAGGAATCATCTTTTGTGGTATATCTTAACTGTGATATAGATTGTATCTATGATAGAGTTAAGAATAAAAAGCACAGACCTCTTTTAAATGTAGATGAACCTTATAAAAAACTTGTGGAGCTTTATAACAAGAGAGAGATTTTGTATAAAATATCTTGTGATTACAGTGTGGATATAAATAGAGAAAGTTATTTGTACGACACTGTGGAAAAGATAAAAAATAAATATATCAATGGCTAG
- a CDS encoding putative manganese-dependent inorganic diphosphatase: protein MDPILIFGHRHPDTDSICSSIALANLKKELGEEAIPCRLGEINNETRFVLDYFKIDTPKFLKTVSAQISDLTRVEKKVLSVNDSLKGALDTMTEENFSSLPVIDENRQLKGMLHVSDIANTYLNLDHCDLFTKYTTTFENLMNVLKGDIVSGVYPSGIITGNLKSISELDEVSKGDIVVTTYLADGIDRSIKAGAKVIIVSCSEEDFISPRVTSECAIMRVHSNLFKIISLISQSLSVSSIIPKEKFYSFKIDEFLHDIKDIMKEATQTNFPVTKKDGTVYGTIRTKNLINFTRKKVILVDHNEKEQSVDGLQDAKILQVVDHHKFGNFITDEPVKINAEIVGCTSTIIYDLYKAARVVPSKEIAGIMMSAILSDTLLFKSPTCTEKDIEAVRELSKLCGEEDFESFGMKMLIAGTSLKNMTSQEILSIDMKEFTMNGVKISISQINTVDIQGVLEKKKDFEDIMNINNEIHDYSLSILIITDIIKSGSYFLAIGDKQNLLEKAFDVKLENNIVWLNGIISRKKQVVPVLMVTSQNLD from the coding sequence ATGGACCCTATTCTAATTTTTGGACACAGACACCCAGACACAGATTCTATCTGTTCTTCTATTGCTTTGGCAAATTTAAAAAAAGAGCTTGGAGAAGAGGCAATCCCTTGTCGTCTTGGAGAGATTAACAACGAAACAAGATTTGTTTTAGATTATTTTAAAATTGATACTCCTAAGTTTTTAAAAACTGTTAGTGCTCAGATTTCCGACCTAACTCGTGTTGAAAAAAAAGTATTATCTGTCAACGACTCATTAAAGGGAGCTTTGGACACTATGACTGAGGAAAATTTCTCCAGTCTTCCTGTAATAGATGAAAATAGACAATTAAAAGGAATGTTACACGTATCTGACATTGCTAACACTTATTTAAACCTTGACCACTGTGATTTATTTACAAAATATACAACTACCTTTGAAAATCTTATGAATGTTTTAAAGGGAGATATTGTAAGTGGAGTTTATCCTAGTGGAATAATAACAGGAAATTTAAAATCTATATCAGAGCTTGACGAGGTTAGCAAAGGGGATATTGTTGTTACAACTTATCTTGCTGACGGTATCGACCGTTCTATAAAAGCTGGAGCAAAAGTCATAATAGTTTCTTGCTCAGAAGAGGATTTTATATCTCCTCGTGTAACATCTGAATGTGCTATAATGAGAGTTCACTCAAACTTATTTAAAATAATAAGTCTTATTAGCCAATCGCTTTCAGTTTCATCTATAATTCCTAAAGAAAAATTTTACTCATTTAAGATAGATGAATTTTTACACGACATCAAAGATATTATGAAAGAGGCTACACAAACAAACTTCCCAGTTACTAAAAAAGATGGGACAGTTTATGGTACAATCAGAACTAAAAACCTGATTAACTTTACTAGAAAAAAAGTTATCCTTGTTGACCATAACGAAAAGGAACAATCTGTTGACGGATTACAAGATGCAAAGATTTTACAAGTTGTTGACCATCATAAATTTGGTAATTTTATAACTGATGAGCCTGTTAAGATAAATGCTGAGATTGTAGGTTGTACATCAACTATTATTTATGACCTTTACAAAGCTGCAAGAGTTGTGCCTAGTAAGGAAATAGCTGGTATTATGATGAGTGCTATACTTTCTGATACTTTACTTTTTAAATCTCCTACTTGTACAGAAAAGGACATTGAGGCTGTAAGAGAACTTTCAAAACTTTGTGGTGAAGAGGATTTTGAATCTTTTGGAATGAAAATGCTTATTGCTGGTACATCACTAAAAAATATGACTTCTCAAGAGATACTTTCTATAGATATGAAAGAGTTTACAATGAATGGAGTTAAAATCTCTATCTCTCAAATCAACACTGTTGACATTCAAGGAGTTCTTGAAAAGAAAAAAGACTTTGAAGATATAATGAATATCAACAACGAAATCCACGATTATTCACTATCAATTTTAATAATCACAGATATTATTAAATCTGGTTCATATTTCTTGGCTATTGGAGACAAACAAAACTTATTAGAAAAAGCCTTTGATGTAAAATTAGAAAATAATATTGTCTGGTTAAACGGAATAATCTCAAGAAAAAAACAAGTAGTTCCTGTTCTTATGGTAACTAGTCAAAACTTAGATTAA
- a CDS encoding YitT family protein, which yields MKKYLFRDILLITIGAFLIAFGIHYFYRANSLGSSGITGICLILFYLFKFDIGTTYALLNIPLIIIGYKLIGGKFILKTFYGTVMTSVAFEILSRVPTAPLQDKLMACIFGGILVGLGLGSMFAAGGSSGGTDILVKILNKYFEIPVGKAFFIMDFTVLSISGFLFGKEIFMYTLVGVFSCTKVIDMIQDGFDSSKAITIISDKSLIIKDIIMKEAKRGTTIIKAQGGFEGKEKNMLSCIVNRYEVTAIKRIIRSVDEDAFVYITDVAEVLGKGFKDLKIK from the coding sequence TTGAAAAAATATCTTTTTAGGGACATTCTTCTTATAACTATTGGAGCATTTTTAATAGCTTTTGGTATTCATTATTTTTATAGAGCCAACTCTCTAGGAAGTAGCGGAATAACAGGGATTTGCCTTATTTTATTTTATCTATTTAAATTTGATATAGGGACTACCTATGCTCTTTTAAATATTCCTTTGATAATTATAGGATATAAATTAATAGGGGGCAAATTTATTTTAAAGACTTTCTACGGAACAGTTATGACATCAGTTGCCTTTGAAATTTTATCAAGAGTTCCAACAGCTCCTCTACAAGATAAATTGATGGCTTGTATATTCGGTGGGATTTTGGTAGGACTTGGGCTTGGTTCTATGTTTGCTGCTGGTGGATCTAGTGGTGGTACAGATATTTTAGTAAAGATTTTAAATAAATATTTTGAAATACCTGTTGGTAAAGCATTTTTTATTATGGACTTTACAGTTCTTAGTATCTCTGGATTTCTTTTTGGTAAAGAAATATTTATGTATACTTTAGTTGGAGTTTTCTCTTGTACAAAAGTTATAGATATGATTCAAGATGGATTTGATAGCTCTAAGGCTATAACTATTATTTCTGATAAATCTCTTATTATAAAAGATATCATTATGAAAGAGGCTAAAAGAGGGACTACAATTATAAAAGCTCAAGGGGGCTTTGAGGGAAAAGAAAAAAATATGCTTTCTTGTATTGTGAATCGTTATGAAGTAACTGCTATAAAAAGAATTATCCGTTCAGTTGATGAAGATGCTTTTGTATATATCACTGATGTGGCAGAGGTTCTTGGAAAAGGATTTAAGGATTTAAAAATAAAATAA
- a CDS encoding VOC family protein, producing MMIDHIAIWVEDLEKMREFYCKYFDGVSNQKYENKIKGFESYFISFDGATRIELMKRKDIEERIYKEILGLAHLAFKVGSKEKVNELTEIFRKDGYKIIGEPRTTGDGYYESVILDPEGNRIELVG from the coding sequence ATAATGATAGACCATATTGCTATTTGGGTAGAAGATTTAGAAAAGATGAGAGAGTTCTATTGTAAATATTTTGACGGAGTATCTAATCAAAAATATGAAAACAAAATAAAAGGATTTGAATCATATTTTATATCTTTTGATGGTGCTACAAGAATAGAACTTATGAAAAGAAAAGATATAGAAGAGAGAATATATAAAGAGATTTTAGGTTTGGCTCACCTAGCTTTTAAAGTGGGAAGTAAAGAAAAAGTAAATGAGCTAACAGAAATTTTTAGAAAAGATGGGTATAAAATAATAGGAGAACCAAGAACCACAGGAGATGGATATTACGAAAGTGTAATACTTGATCCTGAGGGAAATAGAATAGAACTAGTTGGATAA
- a CDS encoding Cof-type HAD-IIB family hydrolase, with product MYKAIISDLDGTLLNSHHMISEYTKNVIKKIIKEKDVKFIIATGRHYIDASCFMKQLGAKSYLISSNGANAHTSDGELLIEHLMDKKDVERVLNIQADKDVIVNTYTSDGWDVDRMLPDFNAYHKESGFAPNIVDFKNYDKENILKFCYIGEKEKIEELENKIRENKKLVEDITLTASLDICLEIMKKDVSKGKTLKEILDREGIKLSEAIAFGDGLNDEEMLSIVGKGLIMGNASEKLKKAQPNLEVIGTNDEDAEAKYLEKIFLEA from the coding sequence ATGTACAAAGCAATAATAAGTGATTTAGATGGAACTTTGTTAAATTCACATCATATGATATCAGAATATACTAAAAATGTTATCAAAAAAATAATAAAAGAGAAAGATGTAAAATTTATAATCGCTACTGGAAGACATTATATTGATGCTTCTTGTTTTATGAAGCAGTTAGGGGCAAAATCTTATTTAATATCTTCTAACGGAGCTAATGCTCACACAAGTGATGGAGAACTTTTAATTGAGCATTTAATGGATAAAAAAGATGTTGAAAGAGTTTTAAATATTCAAGCTGATAAAGACGTAATAGTTAATACTTATACAAGTGATGGTTGGGACGTAGATAGAATGTTACCAGACTTTAATGCTTATCATAAAGAATCTGGATTTGCTCCAAATATTGTAGATTTTAAAAACTATGATAAAGAGAATATTTTAAAATTTTGCTATATAGGTGAAAAAGAAAAAATAGAGGAACTTGAAAATAAAATAAGAGAAAATAAAAAACTTGTGGAAGATATAACTTTGACAGCATCTTTGGATATTTGTTTAGAAATAATGAAAAAAGATGTGTCAAAGGGAAAAACTTTAAAAGAGATTTTAGATAGAGAGGGAATAAAACTTTCTGAAGCTATCGCTTTTGGAGATGGACTTAATGATGAAGAGATGTTAAGTATCGTAGGAAAAGGGCTTATTATGGGAAATGCCAGCGAAAAATTAAAGAAAGCTCAACCTAATTTAGAAGTGATAGGAACAAATGATGAAGATGCAGAGGCAAAATATTTAGAAAAAATTTTCTTGGAGGCATAA
- a CDS encoding coenzyme F420-0:L-glutamate ligase encodes MGRLVGTISRGLRAPIIHSGDDIITFTVDAVLAATKSENIALRDKDVVAITESIVARAQGNYATIDDVAADVKAKYGDNTIGVIFPILSRNRFSVCLKGIARGAKKIVLMFSYPSDEVGNHFIDYDLLDEKGVNPWTDVLTEKEFTEKFGNPIHVFTGVNYIEYYSELIREQGAEVEVIFANNPTAILKYTDCVLNCDIHTRMRTKKLLKNAGAKIVYGMDEILTASVNGSGFNEAYGLLGSNKATEDSVKLFPRNCKEIVVKIQAMLKEATGKNIEVMVYGDGAFKDPVGKIWELADPVVSPGYTDGLEGTPNEIKLKYLADNDLAGLKGEELNKAVAEAIKGKDSDLKGQMITQGTTPRRLTDLIGSLCDLTSGSGDKGTPIILIQGYFDNYIDD; translated from the coding sequence ATGGGAAGATTAGTAGGAACTATTTCAAGAGGACTTCGTGCACCAATCATACACAGTGGTGACGATATAATTACTTTCACAGTAGATGCAGTTTTAGCAGCTACAAAAAGTGAAAATATAGCTTTAAGAGATAAAGATGTTGTTGCAATAACAGAATCAATCGTAGCTAGAGCACAAGGAAACTATGCTACTATAGACGATGTAGCTGCTGACGTAAAGGCTAAATATGGAGATAATACAATAGGAGTTATTTTCCCAATTCTAAGCCGTAATAGATTTTCTGTATGTTTAAAAGGAATCGCTAGAGGAGCTAAAAAAATAGTTTTAATGTTTAGCTATCCATCAGACGAAGTAGGAAATCACTTTATAGACTATGATTTACTAGATGAAAAAGGTGTAAATCCTTGGACAGATGTTTTAACAGAAAAAGAGTTTACTGAAAAATTTGGAAATCCTATCCACGTATTTACAGGAGTAAACTACATCGAATATTATTCAGAATTAATAAGAGAGCAAGGGGCAGAAGTAGAAGTAATATTTGCTAACAACCCAACTGCTATTTTAAAATATACAGACTGCGTATTAAACTGCGATATTCACACTCGTATGAGAACTAAAAAATTATTAAAAAATGCTGGAGCTAAAATAGTTTACGGAATGGATGAAATCTTAACTGCGTCAGTAAATGGAAGTGGATTTAATGAAGCTTACGGATTATTAGGATCTAACAAAGCTACTGAAGATTCAGTAAAATTATTCCCTCGTAACTGTAAAGAAATCGTTGTAAAAATCCAAGCTATGTTAAAAGAAGCTACTGGAAAAAATATCGAAGTTATGGTTTACGGAGACGGAGCTTTCAAAGACCCAGTTGGAAAAATTTGGGAACTTGCTGACCCAGTAGTATCTCCAGGATATACAGATGGATTAGAAGGAACACCAAACGAAATAAAATTAAAATACTTAGCAGACAATGATTTAGCTGGACTTAAAGGAGAAGAATTAAATAAAGCTGTTGCTGAAGCAATCAAAGGAAAAGATTCTGACCTTAAAGGACAAATGATAACTCAAGGAACTACTCCAAGAAGACTTACTGACCTTATTGGATCACTATGTGACTTAACTTCAGGAAGTGGAGATAAAGGAACACCAATTATCTTAATTCAAGGATATTTTGATAACTATATAGATGACTAA
- the glyS gene encoding glycine--tRNA ligase subunit beta, producing the protein MKLLFEIGMEENPARFLVNALNDLKNNLAKKLKDERIDYQDIKTFGTPRRLVILVEGLAERQNDLNELNMGPAKKVAYGQDGMLSKAGLGFAKSQGVEAKDLEIVSTPKGEYIAVRKFSEGVETKSLLSDILKNLVLELEFPKSMKWADRKFRFARPIQWFLAIVDNELVKFEIEGIESGLESRGHRFFGGRFTVANVDEYFTKIRENNVIIDIAERKQMIRDLIVKNCTGEDEVVLIHENLLNEVTNLVEYPYPIVGTFNQDFLEVPQEVLIISMEVHQRYFPILDKNGKLLPKFVVVRNGIEYSDKVKAGNEKVLSARLADARFFYQEDLKQPLIENVKKLETVVFQKDLGTIAAKMRRVSKVADALIDKLGYEDIREDIQRTITLCKADLVTNMINEKEFTELQGLMGADYALKSGEKETVSLGIQEHYFPRFKGDKLPTTKEGIVAGICDRIDTLVGCLGVGIQVTGSKDPFALRRAALGIVNVILNSNLNVSLEALVDKSIEVLEADGVLKKDKVALKKEVLEFLKQRVINVFTDMGYRRDIISAVVEKSWDNVVETRTMIEVLGEAVQEENFKKLIGIVKRVGNIVKAHKTQDVNQELFREEAEKTLYSYVETLDKTTCELLSAKDYKGYLEAIVSGEEVINNYFDSVMINDKDEAIKNNRLSQMRRLNSIYEKMADLNFIEG; encoded by the coding sequence ATGAAGTTGTTATTTGAAATAGGAATGGAAGAAAACCCAGCAAGATTCCTAGTTAATGCTTTAAATGATTTAAAAAATAACCTAGCAAAAAAATTAAAAGATGAAAGAATAGATTATCAAGATATAAAAACTTTCGGAACTCCAAGAAGATTAGTTATCTTAGTTGAAGGATTAGCTGAAAGACAAAATGACCTTAATGAATTAAATATGGGACCAGCAAAAAAAGTTGCTTATGGACAAGATGGAATGCTTTCTAAAGCAGGACTTGGATTTGCTAAATCTCAAGGAGTAGAAGCTAAAGATTTAGAAATAGTTTCTACACCAAAAGGTGAATATATAGCTGTTAGAAAATTCTCTGAAGGGGTTGAAACAAAATCTTTACTTTCTGATATATTAAAAAATCTTGTATTAGAACTTGAATTCCCTAAATCAATGAAATGGGCTGACAGAAAATTCAGATTTGCAAGACCTATCCAATGGTTTTTAGCAATAGTTGACAATGAACTTGTAAAATTTGAAATTGAAGGAATTGAAAGTGGACTTGAGTCAAGAGGACACAGATTCTTCGGTGGAAGATTTACAGTTGCAAATGTTGATGAATATTTCACAAAAATAAGAGAAAATAATGTAATAATTGATATAGCTGAAAGAAAACAAATGATAAGAGATTTAATTGTTAAAAATTGTACTGGAGAAGATGAAGTAGTATTAATTCACGAAAATCTTTTAAACGAAGTTACAAACTTAGTTGAATATCCTTATCCAATCGTTGGAACATTCAATCAAGATTTCTTAGAAGTTCCACAAGAAGTATTAATTATATCTATGGAAGTTCACCAAAGATACTTCCCAATCTTAGATAAAAATGGAAAATTACTTCCAAAATTCGTAGTTGTAAGAAACGGTATCGAATATTCTGATAAAGTAAAAGCTGGAAATGAAAAAGTTTTATCAGCTAGACTTGCAGATGCTAGATTCTTCTATCAAGAAGACTTAAAACAACCATTAATCGAAAATGTTAAAAAATTAGAAACAGTAGTATTCCAAAAAGATTTAGGAACTATCGCTGCTAAAATGAGAAGAGTATCAAAAGTTGCCGATGCTTTAATCGATAAATTAGGATATGAAGATATAAGAGAAGATATCCAAAGAACAATTACTTTATGTAAAGCTGACCTTGTAACAAATATGATAAATGAAAAAGAATTTACTGAATTACAAGGACTTATGGGAGCAGATTATGCTTTAAAATCTGGAGAAAAAGAAACAGTATCTTTAGGAATCCAAGAACACTACTTCCCAAGATTTAAAGGGGATAAATTACCAACTACTAAAGAGGGAATCGTTGCAGGAATCTGTGACAGAATTGATACTTTAGTTGGTTGTTTAGGTGTTGGAATCCAAGTTACAGGTTCTAAAGACCCATTTGCATTAAGAAGAGCAGCACTTGGAATTGTAAACGTTATACTAAATTCTAACTTAAATGTTTCATTAGAAGCTTTAGTTGATAAAAGTATAGAAGTTTTAGAAGCTGACGGAGTATTAAAGAAAGATAAAGTTGCTTTAAAGAAAGAAGTATTAGAATTCTTAAAACAAAGAGTTATCAACGTATTTACAGATATGGGATACAGAAGAGATATAATCTCTGCTGTAGTTGAAAAATCTTGGGATAACGTTGTGGAAACTAGAACTATGATAGAAGTTTTAGGTGAAGCAGTTCAAGAAGAAAACTTCAAAAAATTAATAGGAATAGTAAAAAGAGTTGGAAACATTGTAAAAGCTCATAAAACACAAGATGTTAACCAAGAATTATTCAGAGAAGAAGCTGAAAAAACTTTATATTCTTATGTAGAAACTCTAGACAAAACAACTTGCGAACTTTTATCAGCAAAAGATTATAAAGGATATTTAGAAGCTATCGTTTCTGGAGAAGAAGTTATAAATAACTACTTTGATTCAGTAATGATAAATGATAAAGATGAAGCTATAAAAAATAATAGACTTTCTCAAATGAGAAGATTAAACTCTATCTATGAAAAAATGGCTGACTTAAACTTCATTGAAGGATAA
- the glyQ gene encoding glycine--tRNA ligase subunit alpha: MTFQEIITTLQRYWGSKGCVLGNPYDIETGAGTFNPNTFLMALGPEPWKTAYVEPSRRPKDGRYGENPNRVYQHHQFQVIMKPSPDNIQELYLESLRLLGIIPEEHDIRFVEDDWESPTLGAWGLGWEVWLDGMEITQFTYFQQVGGLELDIVPVEITYGLERIALYIQNKSNVYDLDWTDEVKYGDMRYQYEYENSKYSFELADLESHFKWFDEYEAEAKKILEAGLVLPAYDYVLKCSHTFNVLDSRGAISTTERMAYILRVRELAKKCAEIYVENRKNLGYPLLKKNI, from the coding sequence ATGACATTTCAAGAGATAATAACAACTCTTCAAAGATATTGGGGGTCTAAAGGGTGCGTTTTGGGAAATCCTTATGATATAGAAACAGGAGCAGGAACATTCAATCCAAACACATTCTTAATGGCATTAGGACCTGAACCTTGGAAAACTGCTTATGTAGAACCATCAAGAAGACCAAAAGATGGAAGATATGGAGAAAACCCAAATAGAGTTTACCAACATCACCAATTCCAAGTAATAATGAAACCATCTCCAGATAATATCCAAGAGTTATACTTAGAAAGTTTAAGACTTTTAGGAATTATACCAGAAGAACACGATATAAGATTCGTTGAAGACGACTGGGAATCACCAACATTAGGAGCTTGGGGACTTGGTTGGGAAGTATGGCTAGATGGAATGGAAATCACTCAATTTACATATTTCCAACAAGTTGGAGGATTAGAACTTGACATAGTTCCAGTAGAAATCACTTACGGACTTGAAAGAATCGCTCTATATATCCAAAATAAATCAAATGTTTATGATTTAGACTGGACAGACGAAGTTAAATACGGAGATATGAGATACCAATATGAATATGAAAACTCAAAATATTCATTTGAATTAGCTGACTTAGAATCTCACTTCAAATGGTTTGATGAATATGAAGCTGAAGCTAAAAAAATATTAGAAGCAGGACTTGTATTACCAGCATATGACTATGTTTTAAAATGTTCTCACACATTCAACGTCCTAGATTCAAGAGGGGCTATCTCTACAACTGAGAGAATGGCTTATATTTTAAGAGTTAGAGAATTAGCTAAAAAATGTGCTGAAATCTATGTAGAAAATAGAAAGAACTTAGGATATCCATTACTTAAAAAAAATATATAG
- the lspA gene encoding signal peptidase II: MIYYLIGIVGLVLLDQLTKIQIENNFFVGDTIEIISNFFHITYVQNRGIAFGVFQGKINAISIATTIAIIGIIIYFFKNFKKIEVIERIAYMVIISGAIGNMIDRIFRGYVVDMLDFRGIWQYVFNLADVYINIGVALIFLDILLKLKNKESQN, translated from the coding sequence ATGATATATTATTTAATAGGAATAGTTGGTCTGGTGTTACTAGACCAACTGACTAAAATTCAAATAGAAAATAATTTTTTTGTTGGAGATACAATAGAGATAATATCTAATTTTTTTCATATAACTTATGTTCAAAATAGAGGTATCGCTTTTGGTGTCTTTCAAGGAAAAATAAATGCTATTAGTATAGCCACTACAATAGCAATTATCGGGATTATTATATATTTCTTTAAAAATTTTAAAAAGATAGAAGTTATAGAGAGAATAGCTTATATGGTTATTATCTCTGGAGCTATCGGAAATATGATAGATAGAATTTTTAGAGGATATGTTGTAGATATGCTAGATTTTAGAGGAATTTGGCAATATGTTTTTAATTTAGCAGATGTATATATAAATATAGGAGTAGCACTTATATTCTTAGACATCTTATTAAAACTAAAAAATAAAGAATCTCAAAATTAA